From Caretta caretta isolate rCarCar2 chromosome 3, rCarCar1.hap1, whole genome shotgun sequence, a single genomic window includes:
- the CYP1B1 gene encoding cytochrome P450 1B1, whose protein sequence is MEAFANSVALRRLGEALSSIPPLQSALLLLLSLLAAIHLAKLLLRQRRLEPPGPFPWPLIGNAAQLGSAPHLTFARLARTYGDVFQLRLGSRPVVVLNGERAIRGALVRQGAAFAGRPRFPSFQLVSGGRSLAFGGYSELWKLQRRLAHATVRAFSTGSPAPRRLLEQHLLGEARALVALLVRGSAGGAFLDPSRGLVVAVANVMSALCFGRRYGHGDAEFLRLVGRNEQFGRTVGAGSLVDALPWLQRFPNPVRAAYRAFRQLNRDFYSFVRGKFLQHRGSLRPGAAPRDMLDAFIRLQQEQPRLPLEHVPATVTDIFGASQDTLSTALQWLLIFLLRYPKVQVKMQEEVDRIVGRDRLPCAEDQPHLPYVMAFLYESMRFSSFVPVTIPHATTVDTSIMGYLIPKDTVIFINQWSVNHDPEKWSNPEDFDPTRFLDENGFINKDLTSNVMIFSLGKRRCIGEELSKMQLFLFTSILVHQCNFIANPNEDSKMDFTYGLTIKPKPFTVNVTLRETMDLLDKAVQRLQAEKTATENHLSANL, encoded by the exons ATGGAAGCGTTTGCCAACAG CGTGGCCCTCCGGCGGCTGGGAGAGGCGCTCTCCAGCATCCCGCCCCTGCAGAgcgccctgctgctgctcctctcccTGCTCGCCGCCATCCACCTGGCGAAGCTCCTCCTGCGGCAGCGGCGCCTGGAGCCCCCGGGCCCTTTCCCGTGGCCCCTGATCGGCAACGCGGCTCAGCTGGGCAGCGCCCCGCACCTCACCTTCGCCCGCCTGGCCCGCACCTACGGCGACGTGTTCCAGCTGCGCCTGGGCAGCCGGCCCGTGGTGGTGCTGAACGGCGAGCGCGCCATCCGCGGGGCGCTCGTCCGCCAGGGGGCCGCCTTCGCCGGCCGGCCgcgcttcccctccttccagcTGGTGTCCGGGGGCCGCAGCCTGGCCTTCGGCGGCTACTCCGAGCTGTGGAAGCTGCAGCGCCGGCTGGCGCACGCCACGGTGCGGGCCTTCTCCACCGGCAGCCCGGCCCCGCGCCGCCTGCTGGAGCAGCACCTGCTGGGCGAGGCGCGGGCGCTGGTGGCGCTGCTGGTGCGGGGCAGCGCGGGCGGCGCCTTCCTGGACCCCTCGCGCGGCCTGGTGGTGGCCGTGGCCAACGTGATGAGCGCCCTGTGCTTCGGCCGCCGCTACGGCCACGGCGACGCCGAGTTCCTGCGCCTGGTGGGGCGGAACGAGCAGTTCGGCCGCACGGTGGGCGCCGGCAGCCTGGTGGACGCGCTGCCCTGGCTCCAGCGCTTCCCCAACCCGGTGCGCGCCGCCTACCGCGCCTTCCGCCAGCTCAACCGCGACTTCTACAGCTTCGTGCGGGGCAAGTTCCTGCAGCACCGCGGCAGCCTGCGCCCCGGGGCCGCCCCCCGCGACATGCTGGACGCCTTCATCCGCCTCCAGCAGGAGCAGCCCCGGCTGCCGCTCGAGCACGTGCCCGCCACCGTCACCGACATCTTCGGGGCCAGCCAGGACACCCTCTCCACCGCCCTGCAGTGgctcctcatcttcctcctccg ATATCCAAAGGTGCAGGTTAAAATGCAAGAAGAAGTGGATAGGATTGTTGGCAGAGATCGCTTGCCCTGTGCAGAAGATCAACCTCATTTGCCCTATGTTATGGCTTTCCTTTATGAATCCATGCGTTTCAGCAGCTTTGTGCCAGTCACTATTCCACATGCCACCACAGTCGATACCTCCATAATGGGCTACCTCATTCCAAAAGATACAGTCATATTCATCAACCAGTGGTCAGTGAATCATGACCCAGAAAAATGGTCCAACCCAGAGGATTTTGATCCAACAAGATTCCTGGATGAGAATGGATTCATTAACAAAGATCTTACTAGCAATGTGATGATTTTCTCATTGGGTAAACGTAGGTGCATTGGAGAGGAGTTATCCAAGATGCAGCTCTTTCTCTTTACCTCCATACTGGTACACCAGTGCAATTTTATTGCTAATCCAAATGAGGACTCTAAAATGGACTTCACCTATGGGTTGACCATTAAACCTAAGCCATTTACAGTTAATGTCACTCTTAGGGAGACTATGGATTTGCTAGATAAAGCTGTCCAAAGATTACAAGCAGAGAAAACAGCTACTGAAAATCATCTATCAGCAAATCTATGA